A section of the Rhizophagus irregularis chromosome 16, complete sequence genome encodes:
- a CDS encoding uncharacterized protein (SECRETED:cutsite_SSA-FP; SECRETED:prob_0.8347); SECRETED:SignalP(1-21), producing MKTFAVLSYLIPFLLITISSAFPNELLNKRNQCQCSFALADFDSGPVGGLVVFNQDENGHTEVSGIFKKGFEDTNATYGFKIIDECKNTLFDLTDGLNIKPDGSGGTKSFRHKFTDMSIDCNDNGILTKKLHNSKRHCSDKLRKRLPNGAMTTQNGEGSGYAGLSK from the coding sequence atgaagacCTTTGCGGTTTTAAGCTATCTTATTCCTTTTTTGCTCATTACTATCTCATCGGCGTTCCCCAACGAACTATTAAACAAAAGAAACCAATGCCAATGCTCTTTCGCACTTGCGGATTTCGATTCTGGCCCGGTTGGAGGCCTTGTAGTTTTTAATCAGGACGAAAATGGACATACCGAGGTATCCGGTATCTTTAAAAAAGGTTTCGAAGATACAAACGCGACTTatggatttaaaattattgatgagTGCAAAAATACATTATTCGATCTCACAGATGGATTGAATATAAAACCGGATGGTAGTGGTGGTACTAAATCTTTTAGACATAAGTTCACAGATATGAGTATAGATTGTAATGATAACGGAATTCTCACCAAGAAACTTCATAATAGTAAACGTCATTGTAGTGATAAACTTAGAAAACGTCTTCCTAATGGTGCAATGACCACACAAAACGGTGAAGGTTCTGGTTACGCtggattatctaaataa
- a CDS encoding uncharacterized protein (SECRETED:cutsite_VKS-SI; SECRETED:prob_0.8328); SECRETED:SignalP(1-24), with protein sequence MRLFFIFLLSILSIILLVILPVKSSITFEEPQPKILSRPRVLNTNYYDDGTIVVRIVRVNYTTPSQICVEENFTIRIIDPNGTIKGFNLSADELNIQPFNFCLFAKFNPIRFYPVKKNFLFLTYAVAKDVNDSFTYDDWGMVIDLNGEIKSKIRLGTSYVNTTTNQWLPAQDSVTLNVHRDNGFLRIAPITGTNSMILQQFKVNENGEIQSLAETYINYTALPIDTVATMDGGYAVIYPDHTPPSTSIPFASYMSIRGFFLQNGESEKQGPFVLYQTQNQISNIILLDCDFTKVGFGQTCILVLNIAPAIDQNTFIKIDFLSTGTVYNITIFQNPADLADFSIQSLPYGGYLLYSTVNNQNDPTTLNLYGYILDDRSNRYDWNISYPTLTNFNGDILILPNNTLAIPQPEIDQIWGLFTTDLYKIEGAHDHGYGNLHILNTIPKIGENIDPSKITSLIIQFYSKVDLSSNRKITILQDGGIIRQTTSISNNNGDFVKFIDDYTIEIKVINSTFNQPNTKYYVLIDDGFVKSKDLQEPIPGIQDNAWNFMTIQQEANNGILDIYKNQVNASNIKGKIRLTAEGTTYFKSFRYDKTKVKEFFDNLKQELAKAIPVSKERIDTNEKYEIDNSVSPEQYILSINIKKAKNERSVNLLASDLNTLIRNKLITVIGTGEYTNYLDEEYGYETIPRWIEENLINLVLTILLNIVLLIIACWKKTFAIFICGNAIEKFVTTILFTSKDANSVENIFTASLFFVTFPFIVNLGFAFKVVIDELMRHDLRKLLEKVRKLKDDLKEDNNSTVKEGNNSTVEEGNNFTVKEDNISTIKEDNISIIEEDNGSTIEESNSSTAKEDNNSTVEDKSKKDNTNEVVDREEKVKELKKVLRDTRKELRKIKGELTEVSNLMKELKVVNELIEKLENPTSTNNVNLTPTNNVNPTPTNNVNPTPTNNVNPIPTNNVNLTPTNNVKDILKKLRGINDLIEKLMQVEDFTEDLIEVCINLNELDKLLNGINELKEVVVHEESRGVNMEESNEINREEPKEVTKFTDELNKIRKLMEGLNEIEKLKGQLNKAVDLMNRLKKKEPMSQNEHTTSENELTTSENKLIINELEKLERFKKELEILESFKRDSVEKLEDQNNMTNVNRNSVWEEVKRWSNIFSNKFISFQKKYEKKAMKVIEGDQPAEKKYRKISKWLRDYKDNQIIVIIFTILAGVDISHLELLGSNLRIKIPSFSFRGLEIRNIDVNFNAELSHAAKHSLFWGDVTNIFIEDISAIIIQCFYLTKVVSFGYTPIYTISKSLIHLINNIYLIYKYRCNP encoded by the exons atgagattattttttatttttcttttatcaattttatcaattattttactgGTGATATTACCAGTTAAATCATCCATTACATTTGAAGAACCACAACCTAAAATCCTTTCAAGACCTCGCgttttaaatacaaattattatgatgatggTACAATAGTCGTTCGAATAGTTCGTGTAAATTATACAACTCCTTCCCAAATTTGTGTGGAGGAAAACTTTACAATTCGTATTATCGATCCGAACGGAACTATTAAAGGTTTTAACCTTTCAgcagatgaattaaatatacaaccTTTCAATTTTTGTCTTTTCGCTAAATTTAACCCAATCAGATTCTACCCtgtgaaaaaaaactttttatttttaacttacgCGGTGGCTAAAGATGTAAATGATTCTTTCACTTATGATGATTGGGGAATGGTCATCGACCTAAATGGAGAAATTAAAag taaaattaggTTAGGTACATCCTATGTTAATACTACTACTAATCAATGGTTGCCAGCTCAAGATTCAGTTACATTAAACGTTCATCGTGATAATGGATTTCTTCGTATTGCGCCCATAACTGGTACTAATTCTATGATCTTGCAACAATTCAAAGT AAATGAAAATGGGGAAATTCAATCTCTTGCAGAAACGTACATAAATTATACGGCTCTACCAATCGATACAGTTGCAACAATGGACGGAGGTTACGCGGTTATTTATCCTGATCATACGCCACCGTCAACATCAATCCCCTTTGCTTCATATATGTCGATCCGTggcttttttttacaaaatggaGAGTCAGAAAAGCAAGGTCCATTTGTTCTTTATCAAACTCAaaatcaaatatcaaatattattttacttgaTTGTGATTTTACTAAAGTGGGATTTGGTCAAACTTGTATACTGGTTTTAAACATTGCCCCAGCAATAgatcaaaatacttttattaaaatcgatTTTCTTTCAACTGGaactgtatataatattactatttttcaAAACCCTGCTGATCTTGCAGATTTTTCTATTCAATCATTACCGTATGGAGGTTATCTATTATATAGTActgtaaataatcaaaatgatcCAACTACACTTAATCTTTATGGTTATATTTTGGATGACCGTAGTAATCGTTATGATTGGAATATATCTTACCCtactttaacaaattttaatggtgatattttaattttaccaaataataCTCTCGCAATACCTCAACCggaaattgatcaaatttggGGTTTGTTCACTACTGATTTGTACAAGATCGAGGGTGCACATG aTCATGGTTATGGAAATTTACATATCTTAAATACAATTCCGAAAATTGGTGAAAATATAGATCCATCTAAAATTACATCccttataattcaattttatagtAAAGTTGATTTATCATCTAATcgtaaaattactattttacaAGATGGTGGTATTATACGTCAAACTACTtctattagtaataataatggagattttgtaaaatttattgatgatTATACCATTGAAATCAAAGTGATAAATAGTACTTTTAATCAACCTAATACAAAGTACTATGTTTTAATTGATGATGGTTTTGTAAAGAGTAAAGATCTTCAAGAACCTATCCCTGGTATACAAGATAATGCTTGGAATTTTATGACAA ttcAACAAGAAGCTAATAATGgtatattagatatatataaaaatcaagtAAACGCATCTAACATTAAGGGAAAAATTAGATTAACTGCGGAAGGAACAACTTACTTCAAAAGTTTTAGATATGATAAAACTAaagttaaagaattttttgataatttaaaacaagAATTAGCTAAAGCAATTCCTGTTAGTAAGGAACGAATTGatacaaatgaaaaatatgaaattgataattcagTTTCACCagaacaatatattttatcaattaatattaaaaaagctaaaaatGAAAGATCCGTTAATTTGTTAGCAAGtgatttaaatactttaataagaaataaactTATTACTGTTATTGGTACTGGAGagtatacaaattatttagatGAAGAATATGGATACGAAACCATAC cCAGGTGGATAgaagaaaatttgattaatctTGTTctaactattttattaaatatcgtattattaattattgctTGTTGg aaaaaaacatttgcAATTTTTATATGTGGTAACGCGATCGAGAAATTTGTGACGACAATCCTTTTTACTAGTAAAGATGCGAATAGCgtggaaaatatttttactgcaag tCTTTTCTTTGTGACATTTCCGTTTATCGTAAATTTAGGATTTGCATTTAAAGTTGTGATTGATGAACTTATGAGACATGACTTACGAAAGTTATTAGAAAAAGTTAGAAAACTTAAAGATGACTTAAAAGAAGACAACAATTCTACAGTAAAAGAAGGCAACAATTCTACCGTAGAAGAAGGCAACAATTTCACAGTAAAAGAAGACAACATTTCTACAATTAAAGAAGACAACATTTCTATAATAGAAGAAGACAATGGTTCTACAATAGAAGAAAGCAATAGTTCTACAGCAAAAGAAGATAACAATTCTACAGTAGAAGATAAATCAAAGAAAGACAATACAAACGAAGTTGTCGATCGCGAAGAAAAAGTTAAGGAACTTAAGAAAGTGTTAAGAGATACTAgaaaagaattaagaaaaattaaaggagAATTAACAGAAGTTAGCAATCTcatgaaagaattaaaagttGTTAATGAACTTATAGAAAAATTAGAGAATCCAACTTCAACAAATAATGTAAATCTAACTCCAACAAATAATGTAAATCCAACTCCAACAAATAATGTAAATCCAACTCCAACAAATAATGTAAATCCAATTCCAACAAATAATGTAAATCTAACTCCAacaaataatgtaaaagacatcttaaaaaaattgagagGAATTAACGatcttatagaaaaattaatgCAAGTTGAAGATTTTACAGAAGATTTGATAGAagtttgtataaatttaaatgaacttgataaattattaaatggaaTTAATGAATTGAAAGAAGTCGTTGTCCATGAAGAATCGAGAGGAGTTAACATGGAAGAATCGAATGAAATTAATAGAGAAGAACCGAAGGAAGTTACCAAATTTAcggatgaattaaataaaattcgtaagcTTATGGAAGgattaaatgaaattgaaaaacttAAGGGTCAATTAAATAAAGCTGTAGACCTTATgaatagattaaaaaaaaaagaacctaTGAGCCAAAATGAACATACGACAAGCGAAAATGAACTTACGACGAGcgaaaataaacttattataaacGAATTAGAAAAACTTGAacgttttaaaaaagaattggaaATACTTGAAAGCTTTAAAAGGGATAGCGTTGAAAAATTGGAAGATCAAAACAATATGACAAATGTGAATAGGAATAGTGTGTGGGAAGAAGTTAAAAGATGGAGTaatatatttagtaataaatttataagttttcAAAAGAAATACGAAAAGAAGGCTATGAAAGTGATAGAAGGAGATCAGCCGGCGGAAAAGAAATATCGAAAAATTTCGAAATGGTTAAGAGATTATAaagataatcaaataattgtaataatatttacgatATTAGCAGGAGTTGATATTTCACATTTAGAACTGCTTGGATCAAATTTACGAATTAAAATTCCAAGTTTTAGTTTTCGTGGTCTAGAAATTCGAAATATTGATGTTAATTTTAATGCTGAATTATCCCATGCAGCAAAACATAGTTTATTTTGGGGAGATGTcaccaatatttttattgaggaTA